A window from Enterococcus mediterraneensis encodes these proteins:
- a CDS encoding GntR family transcriptional regulator, translating into MSPIIAAVNKNLDLSQNKPLKHLVYEAFRKTIILGDIPAGERINEKEFSETLNISRTPIRFALQKLAAEQLVEHIPKIGVIVRGISIKDAYEIYDIRKSLDTLATIRAMEKMNEQDFEELKALLEQGEAFNREDKVDELLTNFSDFNSFIYQKSQMLRLKEIVTELQAYLVYFRDIAIRASERRSKALEEHWLIYRGMKTNDIEQITLITHEHLDRSLQFIIKEMERHQIE; encoded by the coding sequence ATGAGCCCCATCATTGCAGCGGTCAATAAAAATCTGGATCTATCACAAAATAAACCATTGAAACACTTAGTTTATGAAGCATTCCGTAAAACCATCATTCTAGGAGATATTCCTGCTGGTGAACGGATCAATGAAAAAGAGTTTTCCGAAACATTGAATATCAGTCGTACCCCTATCCGCTTTGCTTTACAAAAATTAGCGGCAGAACAATTAGTAGAACATATCCCTAAGATCGGTGTGATCGTCAGAGGAATCAGCATCAAAGACGCCTATGAAATTTATGATATAAGAAAATCACTGGATACGTTGGCAACGATCCGAGCAATGGAAAAAATGAACGAGCAAGACTTTGAAGAATTAAAAGCCCTTTTAGAACAAGGGGAAGCTTTTAATCGTGAGGATAAAGTTGATGAACTGCTTACGAACTTTTCTGATTTCAATTCATTTATCTATCAAAAAAGCCAGATGCTGCGTTTGAAAGAAATCGTGACAGAACTGCAAGCCTATCTGGTCTATTTTCGCGATATCGCGATCCGGGCATCTGAGCGCCGTTCAAAAGCGTTGGAAGAGCATTGGCTGATCTATCGCGGCATGAAAACAAATGATATCGAGCAGATCACGCTGATCACCCATGAACACTTGGACCGCTCACTGCAATTCATCATCAAAGAAATGGAGCGTCATCAAATTGAGTAA
- a CDS encoding sensor histidine kinase, which translates to MQNKPSSKWLHLSLIGVALLTIVGIVLTVISYNSTRDHALKMGKNQLVKINDYATKILSLSIKNYSDILENYTTDFFKESAGDKLLEENKLNHEFRRANKALEAVYFIDSNGKLLEGYRFTNDTLQKTDKISAAVLKDPYYTQALQGTVEGNGAEYFTEHASYINLYQKVVDTAGKMQGTLVVPLNLEQLYENEILTTDNDYYGYTMIKNQEFQVIAHPDKKQIGWDIIGDRKKRYPDLDFSDLERLQKVQASKSHGTLTYYSYWWTDKTPTRTLKMSAFQRLKIGKAHWIIASSADFKERNGLVLQEILILIGLFSLLLALTLLIILSLRSYYRRNQIYVENIRLKETQALQLQQYKLEKSFLQASKLETIGLLTTSIVHDMNNFLTPLLGNLQLLLDEHQEDEVLHGDLQEVYQAAQKGQRLANNVLRFSKNTATSRSKHNLKAVVDEAVQTMRFLIPKSVEIQLKTKHVGKSMFEKDDLQVLLYNLITNAYQAAGNDAQIKIHLNKPTDLQKKYFEGRSAKYKTKDFAILQIKDNGPGIPKEIQQEIFTPFYTTKSADGGTGLGLFIVSSIIKKHDWLLTLESSETGTAFIIAIPTSSKVQ; encoded by the coding sequence ATGCAAAACAAACCTTCAAGCAAATGGCTGCATCTCAGTTTGATCGGTGTAGCTCTCTTAACGATCGTAGGGATCGTTTTAACTGTCATCAGCTATAATAGCACACGAGATCACGCTTTAAAAATGGGTAAAAATCAATTAGTCAAAATCAATGACTATGCTACCAAGATCTTGTCCTTGTCTATCAAGAATTACTCAGATATTTTAGAAAATTATACCACTGACTTTTTTAAAGAGTCCGCTGGAGACAAATTATTAGAAGAAAACAAATTAAATCACGAATTTCGCCGCGCAAATAAAGCGCTGGAGGCTGTATACTTTATTGACAGCAACGGAAAATTACTGGAAGGCTACCGTTTCACAAATGATACTTTGCAAAAAACCGACAAAATATCCGCCGCTGTCCTCAAAGATCCTTATTATACACAAGCACTGCAGGGTACAGTCGAAGGCAACGGCGCTGAATATTTTACTGAACATGCGTCCTATATCAATCTTTATCAAAAAGTAGTCGATACTGCCGGAAAAATGCAAGGAACTTTAGTAGTTCCTCTAAATCTTGAACAGCTGTACGAAAATGAGATCTTGACTACCGATAATGACTATTACGGATATACGATGATCAAAAACCAAGAATTCCAAGTGATCGCTCACCCTGACAAAAAACAAATCGGCTGGGACATCATTGGGGATCGTAAGAAAAGATATCCCGATTTGGATTTCTCAGATTTAGAACGTCTGCAAAAAGTCCAAGCAAGTAAATCTCATGGCACGCTGACCTATTACTCTTACTGGTGGACGGATAAAACGCCGACGAGGACACTAAAAATGAGCGCTTTTCAACGTTTGAAAATCGGTAAAGCCCATTGGATCATTGCCAGCAGCGCTGACTTCAAAGAAAGAAACGGACTGGTTCTGCAAGAAATCTTAATCCTTATCGGCTTGTTTTCACTGCTTTTAGCGCTGACACTTTTAATCATTTTAAGTCTTCGGAGTTACTATCGACGAAATCAGATCTATGTTGAAAATATCCGTCTCAAAGAAACCCAAGCACTGCAACTGCAGCAATATAAATTGGAAAAAAGTTTCTTGCAGGCTTCCAAATTGGAAACGATCGGTTTATTGACTACTTCTATCGTCCATGATATGAACAACTTCTTGACGCCTCTGTTGGGAAATCTCCAGCTTTTGTTGGACGAACATCAAGAAGATGAAGTACTGCATGGAGATCTGCAAGAAGTCTATCAAGCTGCTCAAAAAGGGCAACGTTTGGCCAACAACGTGCTGCGCTTTTCTAAAAACACTGCCACTTCCCGATCAAAGCATAATTTGAAAGCTGTGGTTGATGAAGCCGTCCAAACAATGCGTTTCCTTATTCCCAAATCAGTAGAGATTCAGTTGAAAACGAAACATGTTGGGAAAAGTATGTTCGAAAAAGATGATTTGCAAGTACTGCTTTATAATCTGATCACTAATGCTTATCAAGCGGCGGGAAACGATGCCCAGATAAAAATCCATTTGAACAAGCCCACAGATCTCCAAAAGAAATACTTTGAAGGTCGTTCAGCAAAATATAAAACAAAAGATTTTGCGATTTTACAAATCAAAGACAATGGACCTGGTATTCCGAAAGAAATTCAGCAGGAGATCTTCACACCTTTTTATACGACAAAATCGGCAGATGGCGGGACTGGCTTAGGTTTGTTCATCGTTTCCTCCATCATCAAAAAACATGACTGGCTGTTGACACTGGAAAGTTCTGAGACAGGGACTGCTTTTATCATCGCGATCCCTACCTCTTCTAAAGTCCAGTAG
- a CDS encoding phosphate-starvation-inducible PsiE family protein: MGGKFDRFEKTISLSVDVLLAVLIIIVLITMGEAVYTIFSQMIPLHSFSSLSVLIEEIATLFILLEIILMLLRYVKEGHHIPVRYLILISITAILRELLLAHGSGLETLFLSGAILVLVLVLLLLEKIKAFHTKKSK; encoded by the coding sequence ATGGGAGGGAAATTTGACAGGTTTGAAAAAACGATCAGCTTGAGTGTCGATGTTTTGTTAGCAGTTTTGATCATCATCGTATTGATTACTATGGGGGAAGCAGTTTATACGATCTTCAGCCAAATGATTCCACTGCATTCCTTCAGCTCGTTATCTGTTTTGATCGAAGAAATCGCGACATTGTTTATTTTGTTGGAAATCATCTTGATGCTGTTGAGATATGTCAAAGAAGGTCACCATATTCCAGTGAGGTATTTGATTTTGATCAGTATCACAGCAATCCTTAGAGAGTTGCTGTTGGCTCATGGTAGCGGATTGGAAACCCTGTTTTTATCCGGAGCGATTCTTGTTTTGGTTTTAGTCCTTCTGCTTTTAGAAAAAATCAAAGCCTTCCATACGAAAAAATCAAAATAA
- a CDS encoding glutathione peroxidase, which produces MTIYDFQVTSEEGETYSLERYRDKVVVIVNTATKCGLAPQFKGLEEIYDTYQKQGLVVLGFPSNQFKQELDSSKDAAENCRMTYGVTFPMHEINDVNGDNALPLFRYLQEQAPGTIGKALKWNFTKFLIDRNGQVVQRFAPQTDPQKMTDAIETLLSEK; this is translated from the coding sequence ATGACGATTTATGATTTTCAAGTCACGTCTGAAGAGGGCGAGACTTATTCATTGGAGCGTTATCGCGATAAAGTGGTAGTGATCGTTAATACGGCGACCAAATGCGGTCTGGCTCCGCAGTTCAAGGGACTAGAAGAAATCTATGACACATATCAAAAACAAGGACTGGTAGTATTAGGTTTTCCTTCTAATCAATTTAAGCAAGAACTTGATTCTAGCAAGGATGCCGCAGAAAATTGTCGGATGACCTATGGCGTGACATTTCCGATGCATGAAATCAATGATGTGAACGGAGATAACGCGTTACCGTTATTTCGCTATTTGCAAGAGCAAGCACCAGGTACGATCGGAAAAGCCTTAAAATGGAATTTCACTAAATTCCTGATCGATCGCAATGGGCAGGTAGTACAGCGTTTTGCTCCTCAAACCGATCCGCAAAAGATGACTGATGCAATAGAAACATTATTAAGTGAAAAATAA
- a CDS encoding sodium ion-translocating decarboxylase subunit beta, which yields METLIQGITSITGGQIIMMLIGALLMYLGIKKEYEPTLLVPMGLGTLLVNFPGTGVLTQTVGGVEQEGVFDILFKAGIGTELFPLLIFIGIGAMIDFGPLLQNPFMLLFGAAAQFGIFFTIIVAVLFGFDIREAASIGIIGAADGPTSIFVANTLAENLLGPITVAAYSYMALVPIIQPVAIKAVTTKKERQIRMHYKAENVSKMTKILFPIIITIVAGFIAPISLPLVGFLMFGNLLRECGVLERLSLTAQNELVNIVSILLGLTISFKMQADQFLNIQTLMIIAFGLVAFVMDSIGGVLFAKLLNLFRKEKINPMIGAAGISAFPMSSRVIQKMATDEDPQNFVLMYAVGANVSGQIASVIAGGLLLAFFS from the coding sequence GTGGAAACACTTATACAAGGGATCACATCAATTACTGGTGGGCAGATTATTATGATGCTCATTGGGGCGTTGTTGATGTATTTAGGGATCAAAAAAGAATATGAACCGACATTGCTTGTGCCGATGGGGCTGGGCACGTTATTAGTCAATTTTCCAGGCACCGGCGTTTTGACACAAACTGTAGGCGGTGTCGAGCAAGAAGGAGTCTTTGATATTCTTTTCAAAGCAGGGATCGGCACCGAGCTGTTTCCATTACTGATCTTTATCGGAATCGGCGCAATGATCGATTTTGGGCCATTACTACAAAATCCATTCATGTTGCTTTTCGGAGCGGCAGCGCAGTTCGGGATTTTCTTTACGATCATTGTTGCAGTTTTATTTGGATTTGATATTCGGGAAGCTGCTTCTATCGGGATCATCGGCGCCGCTGACGGACCAACTTCGATTTTTGTTGCTAATACATTGGCAGAAAATCTATTAGGACCGATCACGGTGGCAGCTTATTCTTACATGGCGTTAGTTCCAATCATCCAACCAGTTGCCATCAAAGCTGTTACAACGAAAAAAGAACGTCAAATACGGATGCATTACAAAGCAGAAAATGTGTCGAAAATGACAAAAATTCTATTCCCGATCATTATTACGATCGTAGCAGGCTTCATCGCACCGATCTCACTTCCGTTAGTTGGATTCTTGATGTTCGGTAACTTATTGCGAGAATGCGGCGTATTGGAACGTCTTTCTCTTACCGCGCAAAATGAACTGGTCAATATCGTCAGCATCCTGTTAGGTTTGACGATCTCATTCAAAATGCAGGCTGATCAATTCTTGAATATCCAAACATTGATGATCATCGCTTTTGGTTTGGTGGCATTTGTTATGGATTCTATCGGCGGTGTCTTGTTCGCAAAATTATTGAACTTGTTCCGTAAAGAAAAGATCAATCCAATGATCGGTGCCGCTGGGATCTCAGCATTTCCAATGTCCAGCCGCGTGATCCAAAAAATGGCTACAGATGAAGATCCGCAAAATTTTGTATTGATGTATGCTGTCGGTGCGAATGTTTCAGGACAAATCGCTTCGGTTATCGCCGGCGGATTATTACTGGCATTCTTTAGTTAA
- a CDS encoding response regulator transcription factor — protein MHSNKILIVDDDPAIRRLIWKTLQSTGILIYQSDSIEKTIDIMSRVTFDLYLLDITLEYENDGYHLAQLIREKDPLVPIMFLSGKNSEDDMITGLEVGADQYITKPFSPKLLKAQIVAMLNRGQVIKKQSYSAPSDELRIGDFRFDKTRYQFFKKDQLIKLSSKETQLMQFFLEHPNQVFSKEQIYQSVWEDGELDNNTIMVFINHLRNKIEDDPKNARYLRTIWGIGYTFIPTGEE, from the coding sequence ATGCATAGTAATAAAATTTTGATCGTCGATGATGATCCGGCGATCCGCCGCTTGATCTGGAAGACTTTGCAGTCTACTGGGATCTTGATTTATCAAAGCGATTCTATCGAAAAGACCATCGATATCATGTCGCGGGTTACTTTTGATCTGTATCTTTTAGATATTACATTGGAATATGAAAATGATGGGTATCACCTTGCACAATTGATCCGCGAAAAAGATCCGTTAGTGCCCATCATGTTTCTCAGCGGGAAAAATAGCGAAGATGACATGATCACAGGACTGGAAGTCGGAGCGGATCAATATATCACAAAACCTTTCTCCCCTAAACTGCTGAAGGCGCAAATCGTAGCCATGCTCAATCGCGGCCAAGTCATCAAAAAGCAAAGCTACTCCGCACCAAGTGATGAATTACGAATAGGGGATTTTCGATTTGATAAAACACGGTATCAATTTTTCAAAAAGGATCAGCTGATCAAGCTTTCTTCAAAAGAAACACAACTGATGCAGTTCTTTTTGGAGCATCCTAATCAGGTTTTTTCAAAAGAACAGATTTATCAAAGTGTCTGGGAAGACGGTGAACTAGACAACAACACGATCATGGTCTTTATCAATCATCTGCGCAATAAAATCGAAGACGATCCTAAAAATGCCCGCTACCTGCGGACGATCTGGGGGATCGGCTATACCTTCATACCGACGGGAGAGGAATAG
- a CDS encoding PadR family transcriptional regulator — protein sequence MELDKEILRGYIDPIILSILAREDSYGYEIAKEAKRLSDEAFELKEGTLYVSFKRLEKNGYVTSYWQEGQAARRKYYHLTDKGLAFVKHKKQEWNFIKKLMDTYYEGIEEK from the coding sequence GTGGAACTGGATAAGGAAATTTTGAGAGGTTATATCGATCCAATCATTTTGAGTATCTTAGCGAGAGAAGACAGTTACGGTTATGAAATCGCGAAAGAAGCCAAACGATTGAGCGATGAGGCCTTCGAATTAAAAGAGGGCACATTATATGTCTCCTTCAAACGATTAGAAAAAAACGGCTATGTCACAAGTTATTGGCAAGAAGGGCAGGCCGCCAGAAGAAAATACTATCATTTAACAGATAAAGGTCTCGCCTTTGTCAAACATAAAAAACAAGAATGGAACTTTATCAAAAAATTGATGGATACTTATTACGAAGGGATCGAAGAAAAATGA
- a CDS encoding acetyl-CoA carboxylase biotin carboxyl carrier protein subunit: MLRKFKISIDGKEYLVEMEEIGGVPQPAAPVQQSAPAAQPAPEPVVQEAPAPAASAPTAAAGSDAMTAPMPGTILRLLVNVGDQVQENQPLMILEAMKMENEVVAGKAGTVSGIHVTQGQIVNAGDALITID, encoded by the coding sequence ATGTTACGCAAATTTAAAATCTCAATTGATGGTAAAGAATATTTAGTAGAAATGGAAGAAATCGGGGGTGTCCCACAACCGGCTGCACCGGTTCAGCAATCTGCACCTGCTGCGCAACCTGCACCTGAACCAGTTGTTCAAGAAGCACCAGCTCCAGCGGCAAGCGCGCCAACAGCAGCTGCCGGCAGTGATGCCATGACTGCGCCGATGCCAGGTACGATCTTGCGTTTATTAGTTAATGTAGGAGATCAGGTACAAGAAAATCAACCACTGATGATCTTAGAAGCTATGAAAATGGAAAATGAAGTAGTTGCTGGAAAAGCAGGAACAGTTTCTGGTATCCATGTGACACAAGGACAGATCGTCAATGCTGGCGATGCATTGATCACGATCGATTAA
- a CDS encoding CitMHS family transporter, whose amino-acid sequence MLLTVLSYAMIIVFMFVIMRKKMSPFTSLVVIPLIFTIIALLTGVSNKGNLGDFVLEGIKTTSNTGIMLLFAILYFSIMLDAGLFDPITKKMILFAKGDPMKVLMATAVVAAAVSLNGDGTTTTLICCSAFIPIYKKLDMKMMNLGVLIILQNTIMNLLPWGGPTARAMAVLNVDADILTYLAPGMILSILYVIFFVARRMGKQERARLGITELTAAEIEEMTTVTDPETLEIRRPKNFIFNAVLTIGLIAWLVGGSFISAIEMPPLFLFLIGTCIALMVNYPVLKDQSARIGANGGDAVQVVILVFAAGVFMGLFQGSGMAEALANSFTQIIPKQLAGFWGLVIALISAPGTFFISNDGFYFGVLPVLAEAGQAYGFTNMEMALASLMGQAFHLLSPLVAFIYLLLRLTGLDMGQWQKEAAKYALGIFIIFVVTIVLLGHMPLYIPQ is encoded by the coding sequence ATGTTATTAACCGTATTGTCCTATGCTATGATCATCGTCTTCATGTTCGTGATCATGCGGAAAAAAATGTCCCCGTTCACTTCATTAGTCGTGATCCCATTGATCTTTACGATCATCGCTTTGTTGACGGGTGTTTCAAACAAAGGTAATCTCGGTGATTTCGTATTAGAAGGGATCAAAACGACTTCTAATACAGGGATCATGCTCCTGTTTGCTATTTTGTACTTTTCTATCATGTTGGATGCTGGTTTATTCGATCCGATCACCAAAAAAATGATCTTGTTTGCGAAAGGTGATCCGATGAAAGTATTGATGGCAACAGCAGTCGTTGCCGCTGCTGTTTCTCTAAATGGGGATGGAACCACCACCACATTGATCTGTTGTTCAGCATTTATTCCGATCTATAAAAAATTGGATATGAAAATGATGAATCTCGGTGTATTGATCATCTTGCAAAACACGATCATGAACCTATTGCCTTGGGGCGGACCAACTGCACGGGCAATGGCTGTGTTGAATGTGGATGCAGACATCTTGACCTATCTAGCACCAGGGATGATCCTTTCCATTCTTTATGTCATCTTTTTCGTTGCTCGACGCATGGGTAAACAAGAACGTGCCCGCTTAGGTATCACTGAACTGACAGCTGCTGAAATCGAGGAAATGACCACGGTTACAGATCCAGAGACATTAGAGATCCGTCGTCCTAAAAACTTCATTTTCAACGCTGTATTGACGATCGGATTGATTGCTTGGCTAGTAGGTGGATCATTTATCTCAGCAATTGAAATGCCGCCGCTCTTCTTATTCTTGATCGGTACTTGTATCGCATTGATGGTCAACTACCCAGTATTAAAAGATCAGTCCGCACGTATCGGTGCAAACGGCGGCGACGCTGTTCAAGTAGTTATCTTGGTATTTGCCGCAGGTGTTTTCATGGGACTATTCCAAGGCTCTGGAATGGCAGAAGCCTTGGCAAACAGCTTTACCCAAATCATCCCTAAACAGCTGGCTGGTTTCTGGGGATTAGTCATCGCATTGATCTCAGCGCCAGGTACTTTCTTTATTTCCAACGACGGCTTCTACTTTGGCGTCTTGCCAGTCCTAGCCGAAGCCGGTCAAGCATACGGCTTCACAAATATGGAAATGGCTTTAGCTTCTTTAATGGGGCAAGCGTTCCACTTATTGAGCCCATTAGTCGCATTCATCTACTTGCTGTTGCGTTTGACAGGTTTGGATATGGGACAATGGCAAAAAGAAGCCGCTAAATACGCTCTTGGTATCTTTATCATTTTTGTTGTTACGATCGTTCTTTTGGGACATATGCCATTATACATCCCACAATAA
- the citG gene encoding triphosphoribosyl-dephospho-CoA synthase CitG: protein MSNPFSKQIADYAEKALFYEVFLTPKPGLVDRQTNGAHQDMDYQTFIASIQGLSPFFVEYFEAGYTHQGDLETLFDKLRQLGIFAEKAMLTATNGVNTHKGANFSLAVLLGATGFYLQSCQQLPFSEKDTAEVLKISASMTQNLIQKDFSDLHLKTTLSYGERLYLENGITGIRGEAAKGYPALADFVLPFLRTAQPEDPQVILLRVLVLLMSEIEDNNLLHRGGFSAWQLVKDEMKKIHQANLPSEKLVDELIKYDAVLIQRNLSPGGAADLLSLSIYFALLEGILPDPAIPLPSV, encoded by the coding sequence TTGAGTAACCCCTTTTCAAAGCAAATAGCCGATTATGCGGAAAAAGCCCTTTTCTACGAGGTTTTTTTGACGCCAAAACCGGGACTGGTAGACCGGCAAACCAACGGCGCCCATCAAGATATGGATTATCAGACGTTTATAGCAAGTATCCAAGGTTTGTCGCCGTTTTTTGTGGAATATTTTGAAGCCGGCTATACCCATCAAGGCGATTTGGAAACATTGTTTGACAAGCTGCGGCAACTGGGGATCTTTGCGGAAAAAGCGATGCTGACTGCTACAAACGGCGTCAATACCCACAAAGGCGCTAATTTTTCATTAGCGGTTTTATTGGGGGCAACAGGGTTTTATCTTCAGTCCTGTCAGCAATTGCCCTTCTCAGAAAAAGATACCGCGGAAGTCCTGAAAATCAGCGCGTCAATGACACAAAATCTGATCCAAAAAGATTTTAGCGATCTGCATCTAAAAACGACACTTTCCTACGGTGAAAGATTGTATTTGGAAAACGGGATCACCGGTATCCGCGGGGAAGCTGCAAAAGGATATCCAGCGCTGGCTGATTTCGTACTGCCCTTTTTACGAACAGCACAGCCTGAAGATCCTCAAGTTATCTTGTTGCGGGTACTGGTCCTTTTGATGAGCGAGATCGAAGACAATAATCTTTTGCATCGCGGCGGTTTTTCTGCTTGGCAGTTAGTAAAAGACGAAATGAAAAAAATCCATCAAGCCAATCTTCCTAGTGAAAAATTGGTTGATGAATTAATAAAGTATGATGCTGTCTTGATCCAGCGTAATTTAAGTCCGGGCGGTGCCGCGGATCTGCTGTCTTTAAGTATTTATTTTGCTTTATTGGAAGGCATCCTTCCTGATCCTGCTATTCCTCTCCCGTCGGTATGA